The Streptomyces europaeiscabiei genome window below encodes:
- the fbaA gene encoding class II fructose-bisphosphate aldolase, producing the protein MPIATPEVYNEMLDRAKAGKFAYPAINVTSTQTLHAALRGFAEAESDGIVQISTGGAEFLGGQYSKEMVTGSVALAEFAHIVAEKYPVTVALHTDHCAKDKLDGYVRPLIAVSEERVARGQNPLFQSHMWDGSAETLADNLSIAQELLARAAAAKIILEVEITPTGGEEDGVSHEINDSLYTTVDDAIRTAEALGLGEKGRYLLAASFGNVHGVYKPGNVVLRPDLLKQLNEGVAARFGKESPFDFVFHGGSGSTEEEIRTALENGVVKMNIDTDTQYAFTRPVAAHMFQNYDGVLKVDGEVGNKKTYDPRTWGKLAEASMAARVVEACGNLRSAGTKIK; encoded by the coding sequence ATGCCCATCGCAACCCCCGAGGTCTACAACGAGATGCTCGACCGGGCGAAGGCAGGCAAGTTCGCCTACCCGGCCATCAATGTGACCTCGACCCAGACGCTGCACGCCGCGCTGCGCGGCTTCGCGGAGGCGGAGAGCGACGGCATCGTCCAGATCTCGACCGGCGGCGCCGAGTTCCTGGGCGGTCAGTACAGCAAGGAAATGGTGACGGGTTCCGTCGCCCTGGCCGAGTTCGCGCACATCGTGGCCGAGAAGTACCCCGTCACGGTCGCGCTGCACACGGACCACTGCGCCAAGGACAAGCTGGACGGCTACGTACGTCCGCTGATCGCGGTGTCGGAGGAGCGGGTCGCGCGCGGCCAGAACCCCCTCTTCCAGTCCCACATGTGGGACGGCTCGGCGGAGACCCTCGCCGACAACCTCTCCATCGCGCAGGAACTCCTCGCCCGCGCCGCCGCCGCGAAGATCATCCTTGAGGTCGAGATCACCCCGACCGGTGGCGAGGAGGACGGCGTCTCCCACGAGATCAACGACTCCCTCTACACGACGGTCGACGACGCGATCCGCACCGCCGAGGCGCTGGGCCTGGGCGAGAAGGGCCGCTACCTGCTGGCCGCGTCCTTCGGCAACGTCCACGGCGTCTACAAGCCGGGCAACGTCGTCCTGCGCCCCGACCTCCTCAAGCAGCTGAACGAGGGCGTCGCCGCCCGCTTCGGCAAGGAGTCCCCGTTCGACTTCGTCTTCCACGGCGGCTCCGGCTCCACCGAGGAGGAGATCCGCACCGCACTGGAGAACGGCGTCGTCAAGATGAACATCGACACCGACACCCAGTACGCCTTCACGCGTCCGGTCGCGGCCCACATGTTCCAGAACTACGACGGCGTCCTGAAGGTCGACGGCGAGGTCGGCAACAAGAAGACCTACGACCCCCGCACCTGGGGCAAGCTCGCGGAGGCGTCGATGGCGGCCCGCGTCGTCGAGGCCTGCGGCAACCTGCGCTCGGCGGGCACGAAGATCAAGTAA
- a CDS encoding acyltransferase family protein, with product MRRAAHHVDTATPPHRDRAVDALRALAILGIILGHWLVTALVADGNTLHAASPLQHLPQLAPISWLFQTLAVFFLVGGHVATKSYTSARAHGTTYTPWLRTRLTRLFLPVAALLTLWTAVTITLLATGARVDTVHTLAKLALSPLWFLLVFAALTAATPLLTRLNPLWPLAVVLHVDLIRFGLGGPQGLGWINLAAGWLVPYTLGAAWTRGELERLRAGWTLLVSGTTATAALIIWAGYPASMVGVPGAQISNLNPPTLAAVTFGLAQCGLALLLRGPLRRMLRRRPMAWAAVALVNLSAMTVFLWHQTALMATTATGLAAGRLPGLHTLPDDLGWVAARLVWLPVFALALLVCRAAFHGYENRRPRTREGSRVVRVQRRQQPQRPRRSAGIRQPHSTQRHDSTRQSKKTETKAVRHA from the coding sequence ATCCGCCGAGCCGCCCACCACGTCGACACCGCCACCCCACCCCACCGAGACCGCGCAGTGGACGCCCTCCGGGCCCTCGCCATACTCGGCATAATCCTGGGCCACTGGCTGGTCACCGCCCTCGTCGCGGACGGCAACACCCTTCACGCCGCCAGTCCCCTCCAGCACCTGCCCCAACTGGCCCCCATCTCCTGGCTCTTCCAGACCCTCGCCGTCTTCTTCCTGGTGGGCGGCCACGTAGCCACGAAGAGCTACACCTCGGCCCGAGCCCACGGCACCACGTACACCCCATGGCTCCGCACCCGCCTGACCCGTCTGTTCCTCCCGGTCGCCGCCCTCCTGACCCTCTGGACGGCGGTCACGATCACTCTCCTGGCCACAGGCGCCCGCGTCGACACGGTCCACACCCTCGCGAAACTGGCCCTGTCCCCGCTGTGGTTCCTTCTGGTCTTCGCCGCCCTGACGGCAGCGACACCCCTGCTGACCCGCCTCAACCCGCTCTGGCCCCTGGCCGTCGTCCTTCACGTGGACCTCATCCGATTCGGTCTCGGCGGCCCCCAGGGCCTCGGCTGGATCAACCTGGCCGCGGGCTGGCTGGTCCCGTACACCCTGGGCGCGGCCTGGACCCGAGGCGAACTGGAGCGCCTGCGCGCAGGCTGGACCCTGCTGGTGTCGGGTACGACGGCGACGGCGGCCCTGATCATCTGGGCCGGCTACCCGGCGTCGATGGTCGGCGTCCCCGGCGCGCAGATCTCCAACCTCAACCCACCCACCCTGGCCGCCGTCACCTTCGGCCTGGCCCAGTGCGGACTCGCCCTGCTGCTGCGCGGCCCACTCCGCCGCATGCTGCGACGCCGACCGATGGCCTGGGCGGCGGTGGCCCTCGTCAACCTCTCGGCGATGACGGTGTTCCTCTGGCACCAGACCGCGCTGATGGCGACCACCGCCACCGGCCTCGCGGCAGGCCGCCTCCCCGGCCTGCACACCCTCCCCGACGACCTCGGCTGGGTGGCCGCCCGCCTCGTCTGGCTGCCGGTGTTCGCCCTGGCGCTGCTGGTCTGCCGGGCAGCCTTCCACGGCTACGAGAACCGCCGTCCCCGTACCCGCGAGGGCTCCCGGGTGGTGCGCGTCCAGCGGCGGCAACAGCCGCAAAGGCCGCGGCGATCGGCAGGCATACGGCAGCCTCACAGCACACAGCGGCATGACAGCACGCGGCAGTCGAAGAAGACGGAGACCAAGGCGGTTCGTCATGCCTAG
- a CDS encoding tryptophan 2,3-dioxygenase family protein, whose amino-acid sequence MSLPAQPHEASEPETPHLDFQGTTPYEDYVQADVLTHLQHPLSDDPGEMVFLVTTQVMELWFTVIVHEWETATAAIRNDDVATAKDALKRSVRELEALNASWRPLAQLTPGQFNSYRAALGEGSGFQSAMYRRMEFLLGEKSASMLVPHRGAPRVHAELEKALHEPSLYDEVLRLLARRGHAIPESVVRRDVSQRYEPSPEVEEVWTELYSGDPDHELARLGEALTDVAELVWRWRNDHLVATRRSMGSKAGTGGSAGVAWLEKRARKNVFPELWTARSHV is encoded by the coding sequence ATGTCGCTTCCGGCTCAGCCCCACGAGGCTTCGGAGCCCGAGACCCCGCATCTCGACTTCCAGGGCACCACCCCGTACGAGGACTACGTCCAGGCGGACGTTCTCACCCACCTCCAGCACCCCCTCTCCGACGACCCCGGCGAGATGGTCTTCCTGGTGACCACCCAGGTCATGGAGCTGTGGTTCACCGTCATCGTGCACGAGTGGGAGACCGCGACCGCCGCGATCCGCAATGACGACGTGGCGACCGCGAAGGACGCGCTGAAGCGTTCCGTACGCGAACTGGAGGCCTTGAACGCCTCCTGGCGCCCGCTCGCCCAGCTCACCCCCGGCCAGTTCAACTCCTACCGCGCCGCCCTCGGCGAGGGCTCCGGCTTCCAGTCGGCGATGTACCGCCGGATGGAGTTCCTGCTCGGCGAGAAGTCCGCGTCCATGCTCGTCCCGCACCGGGGTGCCCCCCGCGTCCACGCCGAGCTGGAGAAGGCACTGCACGAGCCGAGCCTCTACGACGAGGTCCTGCGGCTGCTGGCCCGCCGCGGCCACGCGATCCCCGAGTCCGTCGTACGCCGTGACGTCTCCCAGCGCTACGAGCCCTCTCCCGAGGTCGAGGAGGTGTGGACCGAGCTGTACTCCGGCGACCCGGACCACGAACTCGCCCGCCTCGGCGAGGCGTTGACCGACGTCGCCGAACTCGTCTGGCGCTGGCGCAACGACCACCTCGTCGCCACCCGCCGCTCGATGGGCTCCAAGGCCGGCACGGGCGGCTCCGCCGGTGTGGCCTGGCTGGAGAAGCGCGCCCGGAAGAACGTCTTCCCCGAGCTGTGGACGGCGCGCTCCCATGTCTGA
- a CDS encoding SRPBCC family protein, translating to MEHEVFVPVPVGRLREALSDPERVARAVPGLQQDVGTPPVAGRVKVRVAGHTITYRGTLRVTAQDDGSYAVEGDATEARGSGAVKLTLTLRLTPATEGTTLICTGTATADGRITELPADSVSSAVTRLLGRFAENLGKAAETEPKPTVGSEAPGSEAPGSDAPGSEAPGSDALGSEAPEAEGASDVGVASESAESPEAAEEQGEAADEQGRDEGEPPAPVEDEPPASVFEAEVPPSALDPFAEEDFVAGGEPPAEAAHARRTMIGRSAEEVDHAPPRGRYAPVPAPEPVSASATLRWAAPAAALAVASAIIVTRALRKRR from the coding sequence ATGGAGCATGAGGTGTTCGTTCCGGTTCCCGTCGGCCGCCTCCGGGAGGCGCTGTCCGATCCCGAGCGGGTGGCCCGAGCGGTCCCCGGGCTCCAGCAGGACGTGGGCACCCCGCCCGTCGCCGGCCGCGTGAAGGTACGCGTCGCCGGCCACACCATCACCTACCGCGGCACCCTCCGCGTCACCGCCCAGGACGACGGCTCCTACGCCGTGGAGGGCGACGCCACCGAGGCCCGCGGCAGCGGCGCCGTGAAACTCACCCTCACCCTCCGCCTCACCCCGGCCACCGAGGGCACCACCCTCATCTGCACCGGCACAGCCACCGCCGACGGCCGCATCACCGAACTCCCGGCCGACTCGGTGTCCTCGGCGGTGACGCGGCTGCTGGGGCGGTTCGCGGAGAACTTGGGGAAGGCGGCCGAGACCGAGCCGAAGCCCACGGTCGGATCCGAGGCTCCGGGATCCGAGGCTCCGGGATCCGACGCTCCCGGATCCGAGGCTCCGGGATCCGACGCCCTCGGATCCGAAGCCCCCGAAGCCGAGGGCGCCTCTGACGTCGGCGTGGCCTCCGAAAGCGCTGAATCCCCCGAAGCCGCTGAGGAGCAAGGTGAAGCCGCTGACGAGCAAGGTCGGGATGAGGGAGAGCCCCCGGCCCCCGTCGAGGACGAGCCGCCCGCCTCCGTCTTCGAGGCCGAGGTCCCGCCGTCGGCGCTGGACCCCTTCGCCGAGGAGGACTTCGTCGCCGGGGGCGAGCCGCCGGCGGAGGCCGCGCACGCCCGCCGGACGATGATCGGCCGTAGCGCGGAGGAGGTCGACCACGCACCGCCGCGCGGCCGGTACGCCCCGGTCCCGGCGCCCGAACCCGTCTCCGCGAGCGCCACCCTCCGCTGGGCGGCCCCCGCAGCCGCCCTCGCCGTCGCCTCCGCCATCATCGTGACCCGCGCCCTCCGCAAACGCCGCTGA
- a CDS encoding kynureninase, with the protein MSELTALSTELTSQARELDAADELSGLRSRFVLDDAVYLDGNSLGALPVSVPGRLTDVVYREWGELRIRSWDESGWWTAPERIGDRIAPLVGAAPGQIVVGDSTSVNVFKAVVAAVRMADGAGGGRRDEILVDATTFPTDGYIAESAARMTGRTLRPVTPAEVPAALSDRTAAVLLNHVDYRTGRLHNLPALTAAIHEAGAYAVWDLCHSAGALPVGLDEHGVDLAVGCTYKYLNGGPGSPAYLYVREDLQPRFDSPLPGWTSHAQPFAMHPSYEPTTGAPRGRVGTPDILSMLALEAALDVWYGGRGAGFAADAGTEAASGAGVVSGTEAVSGTEAVSGTEAVSGAGVVSGAVSGAGVTIESVRAKSLALTDFFLRCVSAYVPEGRVECLTPTAHAERGSQIALRCDDAADVMKRLIHQGVIGDFRHPDVLRFGFTPLYVTFEDTERAARVLGETVGTLG; encoded by the coding sequence ATGTCTGAACTCACCGCACTCAGCACTGAACTGACCTCCCAGGCAAGGGAGTTGGACGCGGCCGACGAACTGTCCGGCCTGCGCAGCCGCTTCGTCCTCGACGACGCCGTGTACCTCGACGGCAACTCGCTCGGCGCGCTGCCGGTGTCCGTCCCCGGACGGCTCACGGATGTCGTGTACCGCGAGTGGGGCGAACTGCGCATCCGTTCCTGGGACGAGAGCGGCTGGTGGACCGCGCCCGAGCGGATCGGCGACCGCATCGCTCCGCTGGTGGGTGCCGCGCCCGGCCAGATCGTGGTCGGCGACTCCACGAGTGTCAACGTCTTCAAGGCGGTCGTGGCGGCGGTACGCATGGCGGACGGGGCCGGTGGCGGTCGCCGCGACGAGATCCTGGTCGACGCGACGACGTTCCCGACCGACGGCTACATAGCCGAGTCCGCGGCGCGCATGACCGGCCGCACACTGCGCCCGGTGACCCCGGCGGAGGTCCCGGCCGCCCTCAGCGACCGTACGGCCGCCGTCCTCCTCAACCACGTCGACTACCGCACGGGCCGCCTCCACAACCTCCCCGCCCTGACGGCGGCGATCCACGAGGCCGGCGCCTACGCCGTCTGGGACCTCTGCCACAGTGCGGGCGCCCTCCCCGTGGGCCTCGACGAACACGGGGTCGACCTCGCGGTCGGCTGCACCTACAAGTACCTCAACGGTGGCCCCGGCTCCCCGGCGTACCTCTACGTCCGCGAAGACCTCCAGCCCCGCTTCGACTCCCCTCTCCCCGGCTGGACCTCCCACGCCCAGCCCTTCGCCATGCACCCGTCGTACGAGCCGACTACGGGCGCGCCGCGGGGCCGGGTCGGCACCCCTGACATCCTGTCGATGCTGGCTCTGGAGGCGGCACTTGACGTCTGGTACGGGGGCAGGGGAGCCGGCTTCGCCGCGGACGCCGGAACTGAGGCCGCGAGTGGGGCCGGGGTCGTGAGCGGGACCGAGGCCGTGAGTGGGACCGAGGCCGTGAGTGGGACCGAGGCCGTGAGTGGGGCCGGGGTCGTGAGTGGGGCCGTGAGTGGGGCCGGGGTGACGATCGAGTCGGTCCGCGCCAAGTCCCTCGCCCTGACGGACTTCTTCCTGCGCTGCGTGTCGGCGTACGTCCCCGAAGGCCGGGTCGAGTGCCTCACGCCGACCGCCCACGCGGAACGCGGCAGCCAGATCGCCCTGCGCTGCGACGACGCCGCCGACGTCATGAAACGCCTCATCCACCAGGGCGTCATAGGCGACTTCCGCCACCCCGACGTCCTCCGCTTCGGCTTCACCCCCCTCTACGTCACCTTCGAGGACACGGAGCGAGCGGCCCGGGTGCTGGGGGAGACGGTGGGGACGCTGGGGTAG
- a CDS encoding alpha/beta hydrolase has product MATAVIVPLSAAARPQIPAPPPAPLAPPTPTTLRSTYEANRENAAVAARMAEAHGDRSRAATDRWMAAPARQLLTFDGRGPGQAVEVLGDLLKADHIAVLVPGSDTSLDTYDRFHRAAQALYDRTGPDTAVIAWLGYETPGTISTTVLTPTRAEQAAPHLRAFIRELRGLVGDSTSVALLCHSYGSVVCARAVTDLDDVDDMALIGSPGTGADSAAALHTSARVWAARGTDDWIGMVPHTRTDLFGTTLGFGSDPTSPSFGAHVFTAGPAGHSGYFAPDSTSLKNLARIAQGAPAEVTHA; this is encoded by the coding sequence GTGGCGACGGCCGTGATCGTTCCCCTCTCCGCCGCGGCCCGGCCGCAGATCCCCGCCCCGCCCCCGGCACCACTCGCCCCGCCGACGCCGACGACCCTCAGGTCGACGTACGAGGCCAACCGCGAGAACGCCGCGGTGGCGGCCCGTATGGCCGAAGCCCACGGCGACCGGAGCCGGGCCGCGACCGACCGGTGGATGGCGGCCCCCGCCAGGCAGCTCCTGACATTCGACGGCCGGGGCCCCGGCCAGGCGGTGGAAGTCCTGGGTGACCTGCTGAAGGCCGACCACATAGCGGTCCTGGTCCCGGGCTCGGACACGAGCCTGGACACCTACGACCGCTTCCACAGAGCCGCACAGGCCCTGTACGACCGCACGGGCCCGGACACGGCGGTGATCGCCTGGCTCGGCTACGAAACACCCGGAACCATCAGCACAACGGTCCTCACACCCACCCGAGCCGAACAGGCGGCCCCCCACCTCCGCGCGTTCATACGCGAACTGCGAGGCCTGGTGGGCGACTCCACCAGCGTCGCCCTCCTCTGCCACTCCTACGGCTCGGTCGTCTGCGCCCGCGCCGTCACCGATCTCGACGACGTCGACGACATGGCACTGATCGGCAGCCCCGGCACCGGCGCGGACAGTGCGGCCGCCCTGCACACCTCGGCACGCGTATGGGCGGCCCGGGGCACGGACGACTGGATCGGCATGGTCCCCCACACCCGAACCGACCTCTTCGGCACCACCCTCGGCTTCGGCTCCGACCCCACGTCCCCCTCCTTCGGTGCCCACGTCTTCACCGCAGGCCCCGCCGGCCACAGCGGCTACTTCGCCCCCGACTCCACCTCCCTGAAAAACCTCGCCCGCATAGCCCAAGGCGCCCCCGCGGAGGTAACCCATGCATGA
- a CDS encoding alpha/beta hydrolase, giving the protein MPDDDAAARDAAEEASAFSHPTIAPDATVAYGDHPDQVIDFYAPRTSDSGTGEGTGEGTGTGTGGGRGAVASPGTAPVVVVLHGGAWRAPYDRHHITPFADFLARHGFAVANIEYRRGSSLPAQTGPTGTPAPTAGRWPETFDDIAAALDALPDLVRAALPQADPRRMVLTGHSAGGHLALWAAARHVLPPDAPWRTSRPAPLRGVVALAPIADFGVAEKLDVCGGATTQLLGGQDKFTDRRPYADPALLLPTGIATALVQGRSDIVVPQAVAEAYADAAAKAGEVVGLTLLEDVGHFPLIDPAADACAVVVEEISQLAW; this is encoded by the coding sequence ATGCCGGACGACGACGCCGCAGCCCGCGATGCCGCCGAAGAGGCATCCGCCTTCTCGCACCCGACCATCGCCCCGGACGCCACGGTGGCCTACGGCGACCACCCCGACCAGGTGATCGACTTCTACGCCCCCCGCACCTCCGACTCGGGAACAGGCGAAGGAACAGGCGAAGGAACAGGAACAGGAACAGGCGGGGGCAGGGGCGCGGTCGCATCCCCGGGCACCGCCCCCGTGGTCGTGGTCCTGCACGGCGGTGCCTGGCGAGCCCCCTACGACCGTCACCACATCACCCCCTTCGCCGACTTCCTCGCCCGCCACGGTTTCGCGGTGGCCAACATCGAGTACCGGCGAGGAAGCTCACTGCCCGCCCAGACCGGCCCCACCGGCACCCCCGCCCCGACCGCGGGCCGCTGGCCGGAGACGTTCGACGACATCGCCGCCGCCCTCGACGCCCTGCCGGACCTCGTACGCGCGGCCCTGCCCCAGGCGGACCCCCGCCGCATGGTCCTCACCGGCCACTCCGCCGGCGGTCACCTCGCCCTGTGGGCCGCGGCCCGCCACGTACTCCCGCCCGACGCCCCGTGGCGCACCTCCCGCCCCGCCCCGCTCCGCGGAGTCGTCGCCCTGGCCCCCATCGCCGACTTCGGCGTGGCCGAGAAGCTGGACGTCTGCGGCGGCGCGACCACCCAACTCCTCGGCGGGCAGGACAAGTTCACCGACCGGCGCCCCTACGCCGACCCCGCGCTCCTCCTCCCGACCGGCATCGCCACGGCCCTCGTCCAGGGCCGCTCCGACATCGTCGTCCCGCAGGCCGTCGCCGAGGCGTACGCCGACGCCGCGGCCAAGGCGGGCGAGGTCGTGGGCCTGACCCTGCTGGAGGACGTGGGGCACTTCCCCCTCATCGACCCGGCGGCGGACGCGTGCGCCGTGGTGGTGGAGGAGATCTCGCAACTGGCCTGGTGA
- a CDS encoding DUF3151 domain-containing protein has protein sequence MTIHQNLLGGPPPTHLPDYPEPRELLANGTPPAEVAAKYPTSSLAWAQLADDAYERGSVVESYAYARTGYHRGLDSLRRNGWKGHGPVPWEHEPNRGFLRALHALARAAGDIGEQEEYERCSQFLKDSSPTAAQTLG, from the coding sequence ATGACGATTCACCAGAACCTCCTCGGCGGCCCGCCCCCGACGCACCTCCCGGACTACCCGGAACCCCGCGAACTCCTCGCGAACGGCACACCCCCGGCCGAGGTCGCCGCCAAGTACCCCACCTCCTCCCTCGCCTGGGCCCAGCTCGCCGACGACGCGTACGAGCGGGGCAGCGTCGTGGAGTCGTACGCCTACGCCCGTACGGGCTACCACCGCGGCCTGGACTCCCTGCGCCGCAACGGCTGGAAGGGCCACGGCCCCGTCCCCTGGGAGCACGAGCCGAACCGCGGCTTCCTGCGCGCCCTCCACGCCCTCGCCCGCGCCGCCGGAGACATCGGCGAGCAGGAGGAGTACGAGCGCTGCTCCCAGTTCCTGAAGGACTCCTCCCCGACGGCGGCACAGACACTCGGCTGA
- the pyrE gene encoding orotate phosphoribosyltransferase — MTDVDVRGSLLQQIKDKAVVHGKVTLSSGLEADYYVDLRRVTLDGEAAPLVGQVLLDLTADLDFDAVGGLTMGADPVAGAMLHAAAARGRRLDAFVVRKAAKAHGLQRQVEGPEIAGRRVLVVEDTSTTGGSPLTAVEAVRAAGAEVVAVATIVDRATGAAEKIEQGAGVPYRFAFSKDELGLD; from the coding sequence ATGACTGACGTGGACGTACGTGGATCTTTGCTGCAGCAGATCAAGGACAAGGCCGTGGTGCACGGCAAGGTGACCCTGTCGTCGGGTCTGGAGGCGGACTACTACGTCGACCTGCGCCGCGTCACCCTCGACGGCGAGGCCGCCCCGCTGGTCGGGCAGGTGCTGCTCGACCTGACCGCCGACCTCGACTTCGACGCGGTCGGCGGTCTCACGATGGGCGCCGACCCGGTCGCCGGCGCCATGCTGCACGCCGCCGCCGCGCGAGGCCGCAGGCTGGACGCCTTCGTCGTCCGCAAGGCGGCCAAGGCGCACGGACTTCAGCGGCAGGTCGAAGGTCCGGAGATCGCGGGCCGCCGCGTACTCGTCGTCGAGGACACCTCCACCACCGGCGGCTCCCCGCTGACCGCCGTCGAGGCCGTGCGCGCGGCAGGTGCCGAGGTCGTCGCCGTCGCCACCATCGTCGACCGGGCGACCGGCGCCGCCGAGAAGATCGAGCAGGGCGCCGGGGTCCCGTACCGCTTCGCGTTCTCCAAGGACGAACTGGGCCTCGACTGA
- a CDS encoding aldose epimerase family protein, which produces MSSEEITLAAGDAEVVLAPGNGGRVAGLAVGGVQLLRQGERFGCFPMVPWCGRIRDGRFRDGGSVQQMPLNAPPHAIHGTTREGAWRVASHGGTEAVLTYDLVEPWPYPGRVTQVVTLTPDALTLTMSVEAHDSSFPAQIGWHPWFNRSLADGGEDVRIDFTPAWQEERGADHLPTGNRLDPAPGPWDDCFGMPGGVDVTLTWPERLELKVASREEWVVLYDEQAEAVCVEPQTGPPNGLNTHPRLVTPIDPLEATTTWTWRRLEKDSSQEDSR; this is translated from the coding sequence GTGAGTAGCGAAGAGATCACGTTGGCCGCGGGTGACGCGGAGGTGGTGCTGGCACCGGGGAACGGTGGCCGGGTGGCGGGCCTGGCTGTCGGTGGGGTCCAACTGCTGCGGCAGGGCGAGCGGTTCGGCTGCTTCCCGATGGTGCCGTGGTGTGGACGGATCCGCGACGGACGGTTCCGCGACGGCGGCAGCGTGCAGCAGATGCCCCTCAACGCCCCGCCCCACGCCATCCACGGCACGACCCGCGAGGGAGCCTGGCGCGTCGCGAGCCACGGCGGCACCGAGGCCGTCCTCACCTACGACCTCGTCGAGCCCTGGCCCTACCCCGGCCGCGTCACCCAGGTGGTCACCCTCACCCCGGACGCCCTCACCCTCACCATGTCCGTGGAGGCACACGACTCCTCCTTCCCGGCCCAGATCGGCTGGCACCCCTGGTTCAACCGGAGCCTGGCCGACGGCGGCGAGGACGTACGGATCGACTTCACGCCCGCCTGGCAGGAGGAGCGCGGCGCGGACCACCTCCCCACCGGCAACCGCCTCGACCCCGCGCCCGGCCCCTGGGACGACTGCTTCGGCATGCCCGGTGGCGTCGACGTCACCCTCACCTGGCCGGAACGGCTGGAGCTGAAGGTCGCCTCTCGCGAGGAGTGGGTGGTGCTCTACGACGAGCAGGCGGAGGCCGTCTGCGTCGAGCCGCAGACCGGCCCGCCGAACGGCCTCAACACCCACCCCCGCCTGGTCACCCCCATCGACCCCCTCGAAGCCACGACGACCTGGACCTGGCGGCGCCTGGAGAAGGACAGCTCTCAGGAGGACAGCCGGTAA
- a CDS encoding MFS transporter: MADVRLASPQGKWILLTTVLGSSMAMLDSTVVNVALPRIGLDLDADLAALQWTVNAYMLTLAGLILLGGALGDRFGRRKVFVVGVVWFAAASLLCGIAPNGGVLIAARALQGVGGALLTPGSLALIQASFHPDDRARAVGLWSGFGGMGAAVGPFLGGWLVDGPGWRWVFLLNVPLALLCVPIAARHVPESADGRSHDRGFDVLGAVLGAASLAFITYALIEARAGTLAVAVTALAGVATAVAFIHVERHRPDPMMPPDIFASRQFTAVNIVTLFVYAAFSGFFFLAALQLQVVSGYSALGAGTALLPITVLMLLLSARAGALGERIGPRIPLTVGPLLCAAGVLLMLRVGPDAVYVTDVLPALLVMGLGMVTLVAPLTATVLASVTTDHAGLASGINNAAARAAGLLAVAALPLIAGMGPEAYRSPIQFDSAFDTAMSVCALALLVASALAFATVRRPAPDCQHPECRTHGCVTAPPLEGEQRGEAAKD, from the coding sequence ATGGCCGACGTACGCCTGGCCTCGCCCCAGGGCAAGTGGATCCTGCTGACCACGGTGCTCGGCTCCAGCATGGCCATGCTGGACTCGACGGTCGTCAACGTCGCCCTGCCCCGTATCGGCCTCGACCTGGACGCCGACCTCGCGGCTCTCCAGTGGACCGTCAACGCGTACATGCTCACCCTGGCCGGCCTGATCCTCCTGGGTGGCGCGTTGGGCGACCGTTTCGGCCGCCGCAAGGTGTTCGTCGTGGGCGTGGTGTGGTTCGCCGCGGCCTCACTCCTCTGCGGCATCGCCCCGAACGGCGGCGTACTGATCGCCGCCCGAGCCCTCCAGGGTGTCGGCGGTGCCCTCCTCACCCCCGGTTCGCTGGCCCTCATCCAGGCGTCGTTCCACCCCGACGACCGCGCGAGGGCGGTCGGCCTGTGGTCCGGCTTCGGCGGCATGGGCGCGGCCGTCGGCCCGTTCCTGGGCGGCTGGTTGGTCGACGGCCCCGGCTGGCGCTGGGTCTTCCTCCTGAACGTTCCCCTGGCCCTCCTCTGCGTCCCGATCGCCGCCCGCCACGTACCGGAATCCGCGGACGGCCGTAGCCACGACCGCGGCTTCGACGTCCTGGGTGCCGTACTCGGGGCCGCGTCCCTGGCCTTCATCACGTACGCGCTGATCGAGGCCAGAGCGGGCACGCTCGCGGTCGCGGTCACCGCACTCGCCGGCGTGGCGACGGCCGTGGCTTTCATCCACGTCGAACGCCACCGCCCCGACCCCATGATGCCGCCGGACATCTTCGCGTCCCGCCAGTTCACGGCGGTCAACATCGTCACCCTGTTCGTGTACGCGGCGTTCAGCGGCTTCTTCTTCCTCGCCGCGCTCCAGCTCCAGGTGGTCTCCGGCTACTCGGCCCTCGGCGCGGGCACGGCCCTCCTCCCCATCACCGTCCTGATGCTGCTCCTCTCCGCCCGCGCGGGCGCCCTCGGCGAACGCATCGGCCCCCGCATCCCCCTCACCGTCGGCCCGCTGCTGTGCGCGGCGGGTGTCCTGCTGATGCTCCGCGTGGGTCCCGACGCCGTGTACGTCACCGACGTCCTTCCCGCGCTCCTGGTCATGGGCCTCGGCATGGTCACCCTCGTGGCCCCCCTGACCGCCACCGTCCTCGCCTCCGTCACCACGGACCACGCCGGCCTCGCCAGTGGCATCAACAACGCCGCCGCCCGAGCGGCAGGCCTCCTGGCCGTGGCCGCGCTCCCCCTGATCGCCGGCATGGGCCCGGAGGCGTACCGCTCACCCATCCAGTTCGACAGCGCCTTCGACACCGCCATGTCCGTTTGCGCCCTCGCCCTCCTCGTCGCCTCGGCCCTGGCCTTCGCCACGGTCCGCCGCCCCGCGCCCGACTGCCAGCACCCCGAATGCCGCACACACGGCTGCGTGACGGCTCCGCCGCTGGAGGGGGAGCAACGAGGCGAGGCGGCGAAGGACTAG